Proteins encoded in a region of the Capra hircus breed San Clemente chromosome 3, ASM170441v1, whole genome shotgun sequence genome:
- the LOC102176655 gene encoding olfactory receptor 10T2 translates to MQGFNKTAVVTQFILVGFSNLEELQVLLFVTFLLLYLTILLANATIMTVICFSRTLHTPMYGFLFILSFSESCYTFVIIPQLLVHLLSTIKTISFIACATQLFFFLGFACTNCFLIAVMGYDRYVAICHPLRYTLIMNKRLGLGLVSLSTVTGFFIALVATNLICGMHFCGPNRVNHYFCDMAPVIKLACTDTHVKELALFSLSILVIMVPFLLILISYGFIVNTILKIPSAEGKRKAFATCASHLTVVFVHYGCASIIYLRPKSKSASDKDQLVAVTYTVVTPLLNPLVYSLRNKEVKTALKRVLGIPVATK, encoded by the coding sequence ATGCAAGGTTTCAATAAAACCGCTGTGGTTACACAGTTCATCCTGGTGGGGTTTTCTAACCTGGAGGAGCTCCAAGTGCTGCTTTTTGTCACCTTCCTCCTTCTGTACTTGACCATCCTATTGGCCAATGCAACCATTATGACTGTTATCTGCTTCAGCAGGACTTTACACACTCCCATGTACGGTTTCCTATTCATCCTTTCCTTTTCTGAGTCTTGCTACACTTTCGTCATCATCCCTCAGCTGCTGGTCCACTTGCTTTCAACCATCAAGACTATCTCTTTCATAGCCTGTGCCACCCAGCTGTTCTTCTTCCTTGGCTTTGCATGTACCAACTGCTTTCTCATTGCTGTGATGGGATATGATCGCTATGTGGCAATTTGTCACCCCCTGAGGTACACACTTATCATGAACAAAAGGCTAGGTTTGGGGTTGGTATCTCTGTCAACAGTCACAGGTTTCTTTATTGCTTTGGTGGCCACCAATCTCATATGTGGCATGCATTTTTGTGGCCCAAACAGGGTCAACCACTATTTCTGTGACATGGCACCAGTTATTAAGTTAGCCTGCACAGACACTCATGTAAAAGAACTAGCTCTGTTCAGCCTCAGCATCCTGGTAATCATGGTGCCTTTTCTGCTAATTCTCATATCCTATGGCTTCATCGTTAACACCATCCTGAAGATCCCCTcggctgagggcaagaggaaagcaTTTGCCACCTGTGCCTCACACCTCACCGTGGTCTTTGTCCACTATGGCTGTGCCTCCATCATATACCTTCGGCCCAAATCCAAGTCTGCTTCAGACAAAGACCAGTTGGTGGCAGTGACCTACACAGTGGTTACTCCCCTACTTAATCCTCTTGTCTACAGTCTCAGGAACAAGGAGGTGAAGACTGCACTGAAAAGAGTTTTGGGAATACCTGTGGCAACCAAGTGA
- the LOC102190748 gene encoding olfactory receptor 10T2-like, giving the protein MKRQNQSMITEFILIGFSNLGDLQILLFFIFLLVYLTTLTANATIMTVIHLDRALHTPMYFFLFVLSCSETCYTLVIVPKMLTNLLSTAPTISLSGCVAQLYFFVGLACTNCFLIAVMGYDRYVAICNPLNYTLIVSRATCTQLVLASSFCGFLISVVVNVLVFSVPFCASNRINHFFCDISPVIKLGCTDTNLKEMVIFFLSILVLLVPLVLIFISYVFIVSTILRISSVEGQRKAFATCASHLTVVIVHYGCASFIYLRPTSLYSSDKDRLVAVTYTVITPLLNPLVYTLRNKEVKTALKKVLSRYLLSKTV; this is encoded by the coding sequence ATGAAAAGGCAGAACCAGAGCATGATCACCGAGTTCATCCTTATAGGCTTCTCTAACCTAGGGGATCTGCAGATCCTTCTATTCTTTATCTTCCTCCTGGTCTACCTGACCACTCTGACGGCCAATGCCACCATCATGACGGTCATTCATCTGGATCGGGCTTTGCACACTCCTATGTACTTCTTTCTCTTTGTCCTCTCCTGTTCTGAAACCTGCTACACCTTGGTCATTGTACCAAAAATGCTGACCAACCTGCTTTCCACAGCTCCAACTATTTCATTATCTGGGTGTGTGGCCCAGCTCTATTTCTTTGTGGGCTTGGCCTGTACCAACTGTTTCCTAATTGCCGTAATGGGCTATGATCGCTACGTTGCCATCTGCAACCCGCTCAACTACACACTCATTGTCAGCAGAGCCACCTGCACACAGCTGGTTTTAGCCTCAAGCTTCTGTGGTTTCCTGATCTCTGTGGTTGTCAACGTCCTGGTGTTTAGTGTTCCCTTCTGTGCCTCCAATCGGATCAACCACTTCTTCTGTGACATTTCCCCTGTCATAAAACTGGGCTGCACAGACACCAACCTGAAGGAAATGGTCATCTTCTTCCTCAGCATTCTGGTGTTGCTGGTTCCCTTAGTGCTGATCTTTATCTCCTACGTCTTCATTGTTTCCACCATCCTCAGGATTTCCTCAGTAGAGGGGCAGCGTAAGGCCTTCGCCACCTGCGCCTCCCACCTCACAGTGGTCATTGTCCACTATGGTTGTGCTTCCTTTATCTACTTGAGGCCCACATCCCTGTACTCCTCAGATAAGGATCGGCTTGTGGCAGTGACCTATACAGTGATTACCCCACTACTTAACCCTCTTGTCTATACACTGAGAAATAAAGAAGTAAAGACAGCTCTGAAAAAGGTTCTCAGTAGGTACTTGCTTTCCAAAACTGTATAA